GCTAGTTTCATGGTCGTCCTCACCTTAGTTGGGCAGCGAATCGGGGGCGAAGCTGCAGCTGTTGCGCCACTGCGAAACAGGCCGTCCCGGGAAGACCTGCCCTGACAGGCGCCGGTCATGCGCGCGCCAAGCCGTGAAGCGTTCCGGCGTATTGGTGGTGATGGCGATGACGCTCTTCCACGCGTTGTCTTCCATGTCGATATAGCCCAGGCATTCCATGGCGCGGCTGAAGGCGCTGGCAGCACTCATCGACGCCCCCTGGTCGGTCGCCAGGATCCCGCGCTGTAGCGCAGCAGCGACATCGAGCAGTCCCAGCACCCGCTTTTCCGAATCGCCGAAGTTGGTGGCGATATAGATTTCGACGTCGTCGCGGATGCCGTTGCGGTTGCTATCCACGCCGGCCAGGCCGGCATTGCCTTCCGAACCTGGGTCGGGCGGCAACGCCGGGCCGGTATAGGCCAGCACCCGAAAGGTCGGGGTGAATTTGACCTGGGTCGGGTTATGGAAACGGATAACAAAATTTCCCGTTGCGGCGCCCGGGTTGACAGTGGCCGCAGCGGTGGGCAGCCTGACCATGGGTTTGCCGGCGGGAGACAGATTGCTGGCGTTATTGACGGAGACGGTGGCCGGCAAGCCGGTAATCTCGACGAAGACCGGAGTCGACATCGCACTGCTGCCGTTGTTGCGCACCGAGATGACGCTGTCAAAGGTGCCGGTCGCCCGGTTCAGCACCAGGGCGCTGCGCTGTACCGTGGCTTGTGCGCTCACGTCGTTGATGGCGGCCTGCGCGGAAGCGCCGGCAACCAGCAGGCACGCAAACACGGCACTGCGGCGCCGGCTCAACAGCACCGCGACCAGGCCTGCGCCCAGCAGCAGCAGGCTTGCCGGCTCGGGCACTGCCGTCGCTCCTTCCGGCGTGACCACGATCGACAGCTGGGCTGGTGCGTAATTCTCAGTCAAGCCGTTGCTCAATACGAACAGGGCGTTGGCGCCGCGTGGATCGCCAGTCTGGAACAGCGAAGTACCGGTGGCGTCGATGAAGGACAGCGAGAAGGAGTCGGGGAAGCCTCCCGCGCCTGAGGCGAGCAAGGTGGCGTCCAGGGTGAAGGCAAAGCCGCCGAAAATATTCGGCAGGTCGAACACCAGCGAGGAAATCAGGAAATTGTCAGTGATGGTGTACTGCCCGGCCGACTGGATCACCGCCCCTTCTACGGCGGTTGGGGCAGTCGACAGGTTGCGTATGAGGACACTGCTCCCATCGAGGCCATCGCCATCGATGAGGTCGAGGTAAAGCTTGCCTGCGAGAGGCGCGGGTGTCCCGTTTGCCTGGAGCTGGATGTTGATCGGCGCGGCCTGCACGCCACCGCTAAGCAAGACAAGTATCGAGAGACACCATAACAAGCGCTGCATCGTATTTCTCCATCAGATTGATCAAGGAACTGCTGAGCTGGCGCTAGCATTTTTTATGCCAAAACGTATTTACGTTTAAAAACAACTGGTTACATATTCCCACATAAACGTGGTGTAAATAAAACCGACAGTAACAAAATTTTCACGAAAAAAATTGAATGATGTACATCAAAGTTTGTTAAGGATCGGGCTGCCTTTGGCAAAAAGGCGTGGTACGGGCCAACGCCAGCAGCGACGTAATTTATGGGCTGGAAGGAAATCGCGGATAATCTGCCTTATGCCGAAACCAACCATCGCCCTGCCTTGTCCCTGCGGCGGCCCCTCCTTGCAGACATGTTGTGGCCCTTTTCTCTCGGGAACAGCGTTGCCGCCGACGGCCGAGGCCCTGATGCGCTCGCGCTACACCGCCTACGCCCAGAAGAACGAGGCATATTTAGTTGACACATGGCATCGAAGCACCCGGCCGGGCGAACCTGTCATCGACGAGAAAGAACCGATCCGCTGGCTCGGCCTCGAAATAAAATCTGCTTTACGTTTACGTCAACGTAAAGTAAATTCGACGGACGATCCAGACAGTGACACGGTCGAATTCGTCGCCCGCTTCAAGGTAGGGGGACGTGCGCACCGTCTGCACGAAGTGAGCCGTTTCCTGCGCGAGCCTGACCCTGACACCGGGGCGCCGCGCTGGTATTACGTGGACGGCAGTTTTCCCACATAAGCAAAACAAGATAGAGACAGAGGACGGTATGCCCCAGATCGAGAGCAAACTCAACCCGCGTGGCGAAGACTTCAAGTCCAACGCCGCCGCCATGCAGCTGATCGTCGACGACCTGCGCGCGAAAGTCGCGAAGATCGCGCTGGGCGGCGGCGAAGCGGCCAGCGCCAAGCACGTCGCGCGCGGCAAGCTGCTGCCGCGCGACCGCGTGCAGATGCTGCTCGACCCAGGCACGCCCTTCCTCGAATTTTCCCAGCTGGCCGCCTACGAGATGTACAAGGATAAGGATGGCGTCGGCGCAGCCCCGGCGGCCGGCATCATCACCGGCATCGGCCGGGTCAGCGGCCAGGAATGCGTGATCGTCTGTAACGACGCCACCGTCAAGGGCGGCACCTATTACCCGATGACGGTGAAAAAACACCTGCGCGCCCAGGAGATCGCCGAGCAGAACAACTTGCCCTGCATCTACCTGGTCGACTCGGGCGGCGCCAACCTGCCGAACCAGGACGATGTGTTCCCGGACCGCGACCATTTCGGCCGCATCTTCTATAACCAGGCCAATTTGTCGGCCAAGGGCATCCCGCAGATCGCGGTCGTGATGGGCTCGTGCACCGCCGGCGGCGCCTACGTGCCGGCCATGAGCGACGAGTCGATCATCGTCAAGGACCAGGGCACCATCTTCCTGGGCGGTCCGCCGCTGGTGAAGGCGGCGACCGGCGAAGTAGTGACGGCCGAAGACCTGGGCGGCGGCGACGTCCACACCCGCCTGTCGGGCGTGGTCGACCATCTGGCGCAAAACGACCTGCATGCACTGTCGCTGGCGCGCACCATCGTGGCGAACCTGAACCGCACCAAGCCGGTACAAGGCGCGCTGCGCGAGAGCTGCGAGCCGAAATTTTCGCCGCAAGAACTGTACGGCGTGATCCCGGTCGACACCCGCAAGCCCTTCGACGTGCGCGAAGTGATCGCCCGCGTGGTCGACGGCAGCGAATTCGACGAGTTCAAGGCGCGCTACGGCACCACGCTGGTGTGCGGCTTCGCCCATATTTTCGGCATGAAGGTCGGCATCATCGCCAACAACGGCATCCTGTTCTCGGAATCGGCGCTGAA
Above is a genomic segment from Massilia sp. H6 containing:
- a CDS encoding PEP-CTERM sorting domain-containing protein; translated protein: MQRLLWCLSILVLLSGGVQAAPINIQLQANGTPAPLAGKLYLDLIDGDGLDGSSVLIRNLSTAPTAVEGAVIQSAGQYTITDNFLISSLVFDLPNIFGGFAFTLDATLLASGAGGFPDSFSLSFIDATGTSLFQTGDPRGANALFVLSNGLTENYAPAQLSIVVTPEGATAVPEPASLLLLGAGLVAVLLSRRRSAVFACLLVAGASAQAAINDVSAQATVQRSALVLNRATGTFDSVISVRNNGSSAMSTPVFVEITGLPATVSVNNASNLSPAGKPMVRLPTAAATVNPGAATGNFVIRFHNPTQVKFTPTFRVLAYTGPALPPDPGSEGNAGLAGVDSNRNGIRDDVEIYIATNFGDSEKRVLGLLDVAAALQRGILATDQGASMSAASAFSRAMECLGYIDMEDNAWKSVIAITTNTPERFTAWRAHDRRLSGQVFPGRPVSQWRNSCSFAPDSLPN
- a CDS encoding YchJ family protein, which codes for MPKPTIALPCPCGGPSLQTCCGPFLSGTALPPTAEALMRSRYTAYAQKNEAYLVDTWHRSTRPGEPVIDEKEPIRWLGLEIKSALRLRQRKVNSTDDPDSDTVEFVARFKVGGRAHRLHEVSRFLREPDPDTGAPRWYYVDGSFPT
- a CDS encoding carboxyl transferase domain-containing protein, with translation MPQIESKLNPRGEDFKSNAAAMQLIVDDLRAKVAKIALGGGEAASAKHVARGKLLPRDRVQMLLDPGTPFLEFSQLAAYEMYKDKDGVGAAPAAGIITGIGRVSGQECVIVCNDATVKGGTYYPMTVKKHLRAQEIAEQNNLPCIYLVDSGGANLPNQDDVFPDRDHFGRIFYNQANLSAKGIPQIAVVMGSCTAGGAYVPAMSDESIIVKDQGTIFLGGPPLVKAATGEVVTAEDLGGGDVHTRLSGVVDHLAQNDLHALSLARTIVANLNRTKPVQGALRESCEPKFSPQELYGVIPVDTRKPFDVREVIARVVDGSEFDEFKARYGTTLVCGFAHIFGMKVGIIANNGILFSESALKGTHFIELCCQRKIPLVFLQNITGFMVGRKYENEGIARNGAKMVTAVATAAVPKFTVIIGGSFGAGNYGMCGRAFSPRFLWMWPNARISVMGGDQAASVLATVKRDGIEGKGGQWSPDEEAAFKQPIKEQYEHQGHPYYASARLWDDGIIDPADTRTVLGLGLSSALNAPIEDTKFGVFRM